A window from Saccharomyces cerevisiae S288C chromosome XIII, complete sequence encodes these proteins:
- the MRPL24 gene encoding mitochondrial 54S ribosomal protein bL28m MRPL24 (Mitochondrial ribosomal protein of the large subunit; two mitochondrial ribosomal proteins, YmL14 and YmL24, have been assigned to the same gene), translating to MQKIFRPFQLTRGFTSSVKNFRQWRLIETRKIAKQPNYQVGDAKPLHMPKERKKFPDYKYGESNIFKQSNKGLYGGSFVQFGNNISESKAKTRKKWLPNVVKKGLWSETLNRKISIKMTAKVLKTISKEGGIDNYLTKEKSARIKELGPTGWKLRYRVLKRKDEIENPPHKDAPIIEMAGGKKAKIYYDEIVNGSPRKISVGRRRLMSFLYPLEKLEYRSVGKDLNYKKFVELFADVPVKDILARLEDHKFDLSTITV from the coding sequence atgcaaaaaattttcagacCATTCCAATTAACGAGAGGCTTTACCTCTTCCGTAAAAAACTTCAGGCAATGGAGACTGATTGAAACAAGGAAGATTGCCAAACAACCGAACTACCAAGTTGGTGATGCTAAACCTTTACATATgccaaaagaaagaaagaaatttccAGATTACAAGTATGGGGAATCTAATATCTTCAAACAGAGTAACAAAGGTCTATATGGTGGATCTTTCGTTCAGTTTGGTAACAATATTTCTGAAAGTAAAGCCAAAACGAGGAAGAAGTGGTTGCCAAATGTTGTCAAAAAAGGTCTCTGGAGTGAGACTCTGAACAGAAAAATCAGTATCAAAATGACCGCTAAAGTTTTAAAAACAATCAGTAAAGAAGGAGGGATTGACAACTATTtaacaaaggaaaaatctgcaagaaTAAAAGAATTAGGGCCGACCGGATGGAAGCTTCGTTATAGGgttttaaaaagaaaagatgaaatagAGAATCCCCCACATAAGGATGCACCTATCATAGAAATGGCTGGTGGTAAAAAGGCCAAAATTTACTATGATGAAATAGTAAACGGCtcaccaagaaaaatatcagttggaagaagaagattgaTGTCATTTTTATATCCTTTAGAGAAATTGGAATATAGGTCAGTAGGGAAGGACCTGaactacaaaaaatttgtcgAGTTATTTGCCGACGTTCCAGTCAAGGATATCCTAGCTAGATTAGAGGATCATAAATTCGACTTATCCACCATCACCGTATaa
- the RPL36A gene encoding 60S ribosomal protein eL36 RPL36A (Ribosomal 60S subunit protein L36A; N-terminally acetylated; binds to 5.8 S rRNA; homologous to mammalian ribosomal protein L36, no bacterial homolog; RPL36A has a paralog, RPL36B, that arose from the whole genome duplication), which translates to MTVKTGIAIGLNKGKKVTSMTPAPKISYKKGAASNRTKFVRSLVREIAGLSPYERRLIDLIRNSGEKRARKVAKKRLGSFTRAKAKVEEMNNIIAASRRH; encoded by the exons ATGACCGTTAAGACAG GAATTGCTATTGGTTTAAACAAAGGTAAGAAGGTCACTAGCATGACCCCAGCTCCAAAAATCTCTTACAAGAAAGGTGCTGCTTCCAACAGAACCAAGTTCGTAAGATCTTTGGTCAGAGAAATCGCTGGTTTGTCTCCATACGAAAGAAGATTGATTGATCTAATAAGAAACTCTGGTGAAAAGAGAGCTAGAAAGGTCGCCAAGAAGAGATTGGGTTCTTTCACCAGAGCCAAGGCTAAGGTCGAAGAAATGAACAACATCATTGCTGCTTCTCGTCGTCACTAA
- the CMC4 gene encoding Cmc4p (Protein that localizes to the mitochondrial intermembrane space; localizes via the Mia40p-Erv1p system; contains twin cysteine-x(9)-cysteine motifs): protein MSNPCQKEACAIQDCLLSHQYDDAKCAKVIDQLYICCSKFYNDNGKDSRSPCCPLPSLLELKMKQRKLTPGDS from the exons ATGTCTAATCCATGCCAGAAGGAGGCCTGCGCCATCCAAG ATTGCCTTCTATCACATCAGTACGATGATGCTAAATGCGCTAAAGTTATAGATCAGCTGTACATCTGCTGCTCAAAATTTTACAATGACAATGGAAAAGATTCACGGTCACCCTGCTGTCCGCTACCTTCGCTTCTTGagttgaagatgaaacaGCGAAAGCTTACACCAGGGGACAGTTGA
- the ICY1 gene encoding Icy1p (hypothetical protein; required for viability in rich media of cells lacking mitochondrial DNA; mutants have an invasive growth defect with elongated morphology; induced by amino acid starvation; ICY1 has a paralog, ATG41, that arose from the whole genome duplication): MSSNYATPLDDEVFPLSFANYQFTEHVSLGEHYSLNTSEDAKYNNLNGPFVVPRDTGKFDLNTSSASDETVFSLDNPQENNYKHQAMNNVQDCRMAVAAKTTQSCDKLTDLYANAAQQNYRLWLSSF, from the coding sequence ATGTCTTCAAACTATGCCACTCCTTTAGACGATGAGGTGTTTCCCTTATCTTTTGCCAATTATCAATTTACCGAGCATGTGTCACTTGGTGAGCATTATTCACTCAATACTTCGGAAGATGCcaaatataataatttGAATGGTCCTTTCGTGGTACCGAGAGACACCGGGAAGTTCGATTTGAACACAAGTTCTGCCTCGGACGAGACTGTGTTCTCGTTAGATAACCCTCAAGAAAACAACTACAAACACCAAGCCATGAATAACGTCCAGGATTGTCGCATGGCCGTCGCGGCCAAAACTACCCAGTCGTGTGATAAATTGACCGATCTTTATGCCAATGCCGCCCAACAAAACTACAGATTGTGGCTGTCTTCATTTTAG
- a CDS encoding uncharacterized protein (hypothetical protein; green fluorescent protein (GFP)-fusion protein localizes to the cytoplasm; YMR196W is not an essential gene), whose amino-acid sequence MNKLRDKFVDSTVEEERLRENRNHEKYWYRWGPYLSERSWATVREDYSLNGDAWSNFPFEHANARVFRWGEDGLFGVSDNKQLVCMNVALWNGKDERLKERLFGLTGPQGNHGEDVKELYFYLDNTPTHSYMKALYKYPFKKAFPYKELVQKNGERGYEDKEFEVYDIDGLYRDSETGDNPYFDVFFEMAKDDENPSELNFRLTIHNRSKIDSGELYIAPQLFFRNTWAFDGTRTKDKPLLERDAEAANLINMTHKKYGNCQMVFQPSPGGFSSGTNEEEEDKEVEDIDPLLLFTDNESNLVKLFNEEKNPSEYTKDAFEEYLVQGKTDAVNPENKGTKACAVYHFKNIPPGEYVTVRYKFTNDPKNSIFKAQNLAVVDEDEFDLIFDNREEEADNFYWRITPLPISDELRNLQRQAFSGLLWTKQFYNFTYDAWYNGDANVKPRPPPNRANGRNKNWKHLYIEDILSMPDKWEYPFFASWDTAFHCIPLAMIDPEFAKRQLDLLTREWYMHPNGQIPAYEWNFNDVNPPVHAWAVYRVFKIERNMYNREDRTFLERVFQKLLLNFTWWVNRKDTEGKNVFEGGFLGLDNIGVFNRSEPLPTGGTLEQADSTGWMAFFSLQMLNIALELAKENPVYEDIASKFFEHFILISDSMSFEYATDITGEKCKEVIKQNLWNEADKFYYDAISWGDHKVQLPIRSLVGLIPLYASMTLEPSIIKQFRGFKKRVDWFVNNRPEIFDRNIASMSKKGVGERLLLSLVTKERLTAILSRLLDETEFLSPYGIRSLSKYHEKHPFEMNVNGVEYMVKYLPGESDSGMFGGNSNWRGPIWFPTSFLIMEALQRFYLYYGSDFKVECPVGSGDYLNLAEVAEELGYRMIHLFVPDENGERAIHYGDHSKFLSSDPYFRDYVPFFEYFDGDTGRGLGASHQCGWTALVAKWISDVGISCVRLPRTPRSSVATTASTESSEQGPKMKRMARRKSAKSLVNYTATILDLTEEEKRHHRIGGTHSGLTPQSSISSDKARHLMEEMNEEEGIHETVVPEDRHNFETKLIGKLKDKVKNMKVTDKAKDEDIDPMDPMSPLNKDVS is encoded by the coding sequence ATGAACAAGCTAAGAGACAAATTTGTAGATTCTAcagtagaagaagaaagattgCGTGAAAATCGAAATCATGAGAAATACTGGTATCGTTGGGGTCCCTACTTGAGTGAAAGAAGCTGGGCGACAGTCCGTGAAGATTATTCTTTAAACGGTGATGCTTGGAGCAATTTTCCTTTCGAACATGCCAATGCAAGAGTATTCCGTTGGGGTGAAGATGGATTATTTGGTGTCTCAGATAACAAACAATTGGTGTGTATGAATGTCGCTCTGTGGAACGGTAAAGATGAAAGATTGAAGGAAAGGTTGTTCGGGTTGACTGGGCCACAAGGGAACCATGGTGAGGATGTTAAGGAATTGTACTTTTACCTGGACAATACTCCCACTCATTCATATATGAAAGCTTTATACAAGTATCCCTTTAAAAAGGCCTTTCCATACAAAGAATTGGTGCAAAAGAATGGTGAAAGGGGATACGAGGATAAAGAATTCGAAGTTTACGATATAGATGGGCTATACCGTGATAGTGAAACCGGTGACAACCCTTATTTCgatgttttttttgaaatggcAAAGGATGACGAAAACCCTAGTGAACTGAACTTTCGGCTAACTATACATAATCGAAGTAAAATCGACTCTGGTGAGCTCTACATAGCTCCCCaacttttcttcagaaaTACTTGGGCTTTTGACGGTACTAGAACAAAGGACAAGCCCTTGCTTGAAAGAGATGCAGAAGCAGCGAACTTAATCAATATGACTCACAAGAAATATGGTAATTGCCAAATGGTCTTTCAGCCATCTCCAGGTGGGTTCTCTTCCGGTACAAAcgaggaagaggaagataAAGAGGTAGAAGATATAGATCCTCTGCTGCTATTTACCGATAATGAGTCCAATTTAGTAAAACTATTTaacgaagaaaagaatCCTTCCGAGTACACAAAGGAtgcttttgaagaatatcTTGTTCAAGGCAAAACCGATGCTGTAAATCctgaaaataaaggaaCAAAGGCCTGCGCAGTATATcacttcaaaaatattccGCCCGGAGAGTATGTTACTGTGAGATACAAATTTACAAATGACCCAAAAAACTCTATCTTTAAGGCACAAAACCTGGCTGTCgtagatgaagatgagtTTGATTTGATTTTCGATAACAGAGAGGAGGAAGCTGATAACTTCTACTGGAGGATTACACCTTTGCCAATCAGTGATGAATTAAGAAACCTTCAAAGACAAGCTTTTTCTGGTTTGCTATGGACTAAACAGTTCTACAATTTTACATATGATGCTTGGTATAATGGTGACGCCAATGTTAAGCCTCGCCCTCCCCCTAATAGAGCTAATGGCAGGAACAAGAACTGGAAGCACCTTTACATCGAAGATATCTTATCAATGCCCGACAAATGGGAGTATCCATTTTTTGCTTCATGGGATACTGCGTTTCACTGCATTCCTTTAGCTATGATTGATCCAGAATTTGCAAAACGGCAATTGGATTTATTAACCAGAGAGTGGTACATGCATCCTAACGGTCAAATTCCGGCATACGAATGGAACTTCAATGACGTAAATCCACCAGTCCATGCATGGGCTGTGTATCGTGTTTTCAAGATCGAAAGAAACATGTACAACCGTGAAGATCGTACATTTTTAGAACGAGTTTTCCAGAAGCTTTTGTTAAATTTTACATGGTGGGTCAACAGAAAGGATACTGAAGGtaaaaatgtttttgaGGGCGGATTTTTGGGTCTTGATAATATTGGCGTTTTCAACAGATCAGAACCACTACCCACTGGCGGTACGCTTGAACAGGCTGATTCTACAGGTTGGATGGCCTTTTTCAGCCTTCAAATGCTAAATATTGCATTAGAGCTCGCCAAAGAAAACCCGGTTTATGAAGATATTGCctctaaattttttgaacattttaTCTTAATCAGTGACTCTATGTCCTTTGAATACGCTACTGATATTACGGGAGAGAAATGTAAAGAAGTTATCAAACAAAACCTATGGAATGAAGCAGACAAATTTTATTACGATGCCATCTCTTGGGGTGACCACAAGGTGCAACTACCAATAAGATCTCTCGTGGGATTGATCCCACTATATGCTTCTATGACTTTAGAGCCTAGTATCATAAAACAATTCCGCGGTTTCAAGAAGAGGGTTGATTGGTTTGTGAACAACCGTCCAGAAATCTTTGATAGAAACATTGCGTCCATGTCAAAAAAAGGAGTGGGAGAAAGACTACTTTTATCCCTAGTTACTAAGGAAAGATTAACAGCCATACTGTCACGTTTGCTGGATGAAACTGAGTTTTTGTCACCATATGGTATTAGATCTCTTTCCAAATATCATGAGAAGCACCCATTCGAAATGAATGTAAATGGTGTCGAATATATGGTCAAATATTTGCCGGGCGAATCAGACTCGGGTATGTTCGGCGGTAATTCTAACTGGAGAGGGCCCATTTGGTTTCCTACCAGCTTTTTAATAATGGAAGCATTACAAAGGTTTTACCTGTACTACGGTTCCGACTTCAAAGTAGAGTGTCCCGTAGGTTCAGGAGATTATTTGAATCTTGCTGAAGTTGCCGAAGAACTTGGATATCGTATGATTCACTTATTTGTTCCAGACGAAAACGGGGAGCGCGCCATTCATTATGGTGATCACTCTAAGTTTCTGTCTTCTGATCCATATTTCAGGGATTATGtgccattttttgaatacttTGACGGTGATACTGGAAGAGGGCTTGGCGCTTCACACCAATGTGGTTGGACTGCTCTTGTGGCCAAATGGATAAGTGATGTAGGTATATCCTGTGTAAGACTACCTCGTACGCCAAGATCATCTGTGGCAACGACCGCTTCAACAGAGAGCTCTGAGCAAGGTCccaaaatgaagagaatgGCAAGACGTAAGAGTGCAAAGTCTTTGGTAAACTACACTGCCACCATTTTGGACTTAaccgaagaagaaaagcGCCATCATAGGATAGGGGGCACCCATTCTGGGTTGACACCACAAAGCAGCATTTCAAGTGACAAGGCTAGACATTTGATGGAGGAAATGAATGAAGAGGAAGGTATTCACGAAACTGTGGTACCTGAAGATCGTCACAACTTTGAAACCAAGCTTATAGGCAAGCTAAAAGATAAGgtgaaaaatatgaaagtAACTGACAAGGCTAAAGATGAGGATATAGACCCAATGGACCCAATGAGTCCGTTGAATAAGGATGTGTCTTGA